Within Wyeomyia smithii strain HCP4-BCI-WySm-NY-G18 chromosome 2, ASM2978416v1, whole genome shotgun sequence, the genomic segment CCGGATAATTTCAACCCTGGGACGTCCCGGGAAGGGCACTCTAagcataactcaaatttgaatgttgttttttttttgttgtatgtATATCTAAAAGATGCAAAGTTACTTGTTTTTCGTCTAGCTTTGCATAGCTTAAATTTCTGAAGGTGCAATGAGTGGTAGAATCACAGAAACCATGAAATCAAGAATTACTAAAAAATAGAATGAATCTTGAAGAGCACAAAATGgaacgaaacaaaaaagtttgcaTGGCAAAAGCAATAAGGAAAGAATTACAATAGGAAGTTCTCCTacataataacaaaaaatacaaaCTGAGCACGGATATGATTCCGGGAAGCCAGGTTCCAGAAACCGTTGTTGCTTTTGCTTTCTTTTGCAATATATAGATGTTTTCTTGATTGCACTGTTTTATCAGTTGTGTTGCTTCTACGGAGATAATACTTTCGAAATAATCACTGAGCAGAAATGGTATCTTCTTTATCAACAAAGGTGCAAAAGCGAATTTCTTTTCTATCGGCGAAATGTTCGATGAATATGGTACTTTAACAAGAAATTTGACTGGAATCAGATTTATATAGCTTTTCACGTTAGGATATTTAGTTGCGCGAGCTGATCCATTGAGTCACTCACTGAGGCACAATAACTCATGCTTACAATATACACCAAGTTGACTGCTCAGTTTTTTCCTTTTACTGCGCCTGTCGGAAGGCttacaaataaatttatttcctTAAAAATAAGCTACCATTCAGCCGAAAAGATTTACGTTCTGTAAAGCATAATTTACCCTTTTTTTGCTGGCCCCCAATCATCCACAACGACGACTAGCGGACGAAGCGACGTCCATTCACGACAGCTTTATGGGGTTATTTCGCAAAACTTTGCGGATAATATTGCGCTATTCCGATTAGTGTAGTTCAGCGCAAGGCAGACTTTTACTTTTACATTGATTGTTTTCTTACCTCTTTGTTGCTGGGTTAGTCTAGCCCTTATTTGATTGAATATTTCTTCACTGTTTCATGTTAAAAAGGTAACTTCGAGCAGCATCAAACAACTCCCCAATGTCCCCTATCCGCTGCAGAAAGAGGGTGGCGAGCGGCACCGTTCTGTCAGTTGCATGTCCAGTTCCAATCCGTTTCACCGCACCAAGCAGTTCCAGCCGGTCGAAAGAACGGCTACTCCCCCTTTCGAATCGATGTTCCGTATTGCACACAGCCGACTGCACCAATTCCGGCTAGAGCGAACAAAGCGACGGACGTGTGCACTTCATTTCCTTTCCATTCTCCCCATCACCACaacattgttgttgttgttgatcatTGTTGCTGTGTTATTGaggagagaaaaaaattgaaaaacgttAAACATCAACAGCTTCAAATTGGCTTAGCCCCTTCTAATTCTCCCCTTCTCTTCTTCTTGTGTGTTGTGTTGCCTATATTTACAGCTCCAGTCAAAGCGTGAAATGTTCTTCAAATCGGAGAGTAACAGCCCGTCTGGGCCACCCCCGAATCCACCGGTGCTGAGCAATCTCAACCTGGCGAACAATAACATAGTGGTAGGTGCAACGCACTAGCTTTGGACACACTTTAAATCAGTTAAAATCGGACAGAAGAAGAATGACTTTCATTCAGGGTTGTCTAAATTTGCCACGGAAGACTTACTCCTTGCTTCGTTATTAATGTCTAAGCTTGTTTAAACGCTGTCCGCCTTATAGAGTTATTTATTGCTATGACCCGACCTTTTGCGTGCTTCACTTGCTGCTGCCGCCTAGAGATGTTCCGTTTCGAGTAGAATACAAAACTGCATTTGTGTATaattcaatggagacgcatggttatTAGTAACGTACAATTAGCATACAATTAAACCCTCATTCGAGTAGACATTTGCAAATGCACATAGTATTCTATCATCAAGGTAGCATTGACCGGTATAAGTTCTCCATTACTTAGCTTACCGCATACACACCGCCTAGAATTGTGTTTCTCAtgaattatgtttttttttcttttctgttcCTTTCCGCTGCAGCATAACAGTGCATCGCATCTAAACAATGCCAACTCCGTCGGCGATAGGCATTCAATTAACTCGCATACTAATAACTCCATCGGCCTGTCGTCTAACGTGACTAACATGaacaacaacatcaacaacaataacaacaacaatcacAGCAGCGTCACAAGCAACGGTACGAGCGTGAACGGACTGGCCAATAGTTTAACcaatatttcattaaaagagAAACGCGACGCAATCCTGAATGCCAACAATCATCACGACGGGTTACTGCAGAACAACGGCCATCTGGATTCGAACAAGCTGCTGCACGAGCGCCACGAGAAGGAGAAACCCGTCATCAAGTCGAAACCCAAGGAACTGGACGGCTATGTAGGTTTCGCGAATCTTCCCAATCAGGTGTACCGGAAGGCGGTCAAGAAGGGCTTCGAGTTCACCCTGATGGTGGTTGGTGAGTGTTACTAACGGTTTGGTTATAGTTTCGTAAATGTCATTAAATTCGAACACTGAATTTCAGGTGAAACTGGTTTAGGAAAATCTACACTGATCAACTCGATGTTCCTGTCGGACGTTTACCATCCAGAGCAACATCCGGGACCATCCAAACGAATTAAGAAGACAGTGGCGGTGGAAAGCACTAAAGTATTGCTTAAGGAGAATGGGGTCAACTTGACGCTGACCGTCGTGGACACACCCGGTTTCGGTGATGCTGTGGATAACAGCAATTGGTGGGTTTACCAAACATGCGGTCCTATCTTGAGCTACTTATTATTTGTCCTTTCTTTTTCGCTATAAAGCTGGAAACCGATTGTGGACTTTGTCGAGAACAAGTACGAGGAATATCTGACGGCGGAGTCGCGCGTCCAGCGGACAGCCATCCCGGACACCCGTGTGCACGTGTGTCTCTACTTTATCGCCCCCTCCGGTCACGGGTTGAAGCCTTTAGATATCGAATTTATGCAGCGGCTGTGCGACAAAGTCAACATCATTCCAGTTATAGCTCGGGCGGACACACTGACGCCGGAGGAAATTACGCTGTTTAAGAAACAGGTACGTGCACTTGTGATTAATCGCATATGTTACATACTAATCATTCCTTCTTGCTTTCCGCCAGATTCTCAACGAAATTGCTCAGCACAAGATCAAGATCTACGACTTCCCGGACCCCTCGGACGAGGAGGAGGACGCAAAAACCCTTCGACAGTTGCGAAGCCGCGTTCCGTTTGCGGTGGTTGGTGCTAATGCGATCGTGGAAATCGACGGACGCAAGGTTCGTGGCCGTCGGCATCCATGGGGTGTTGTTGAAGGTAAGATATTACTGTTCCTAACGCCCAATGGCATTCACTAAACACCATCACACTTTCAGTCGACAACCTGGACCACTGCGATTTCGTAGCCCTGCAAAATATGGTCATTCGAACCCACCTGCAGGACCTGAAGGACGTCACGAACAACGTGCACTACGAAAACTACCGCTGTCGAAAGCTGGCCGGATTGGGTAACGATGGAAAGTCGAAACTAAGCAACAAGTAAGTCTATCGGTGTCAATGGGGCATGTTTGGTGAGAAACATTAAAACCGTTTGTAAATAGTAACACATTCATAGTGCTTCTCTAAACTGGCCTTTTGACTCGCATCAGCTAGCACTTGATTATCACTCCGCATTTAATATCAGCACTCACCGACGATTCATTCTCATTTATCACACCTTTCACCCATCTTCAGCATATGCAATATTGGAACAATTAACGCAAACTCATTCGGTACTGGatggtaagtttttttttcgtttcctctCCTCTTGGTTTGAACTAATTTGCATGCCACATCAACAATAAATTAATTCCGATCATTTAACAAAATCGCCCCGAAAGTTCCTAAAGCAGATCGCAACCCCGTTTGCTAATCATTTCGCTTCTTTTCCACGCCTGACCTTCGGTAGGAACCCGCTAGCCCAGATGGAAGAGGAAAAGCGTGAGCACGAATCCAAGATGAAGAAGATGGAAGCCGAGATGGAGCAAGTGTTCGAGATGAAGGTCAAAGAGAAGAAGCAGAAGCTAAAGGATTCCGAAGCTGAGCTGACCAGAAGGCATGAAGAGCGGAAAAAGGTAGTACCATTTCTCACCTGCTTTTAACGAAGTTTAGTAACACCgttttttctttcttgtttACACCAGGCCCTGGAGCTGCAGATCCGCGAGCTGGAAGACCGCCGAAAAGCATTCGAGATAGAGAAAGCCGAATGGGAACAACAGAACGGCGTTACGCTGGAGGAACTGCGGCGCAAGAGCCTCGAAGCCAACAGCAAAGAGTAAGTTAAATTTTCCACCATATCTTCCAAATAGAATATCCAATATTGAACGCTTTTTCTCACTTGTAAGTCGGAAaaatcggtttcatttgctccTTCTTTAACTGATCGGTTTTCTTATTTCAACCACACTTTCTAACCACTGAGTTTTCCTCCCACATGAGAACACACACACACCGCTCGCAAACCTATCACTTATCCACACTCTGATTTCAGCGAAATGCCCTTACGTTCGAGTTTGCCACAGTTTTGGTTTTTCTTTCGTTTCTCGCCTATTCTTTCTAATCAAAAGTTGGCCTAACGGAGGCCCTACTACCCGCCTTTACACACCATGGACAATGGaaatcgtttgtttttttttatttgccctaCAATAATTGAAGAAACGCGTTAGTAAACTACTGGGATATAATACGGTCCGCAAATCGAACATGCTCTACTTTTGCTGCCCCTTTCGGACTTGCGCTGTAGCAAGGTCCAAAGAATTATTTTTACTACTCATGCTTACGTGGATTATGTGTATTATTCTGTGTTGTTATCGATTATATTAAAACTTCATTTGATCTTTTGTTTCGCTTTGATCTCACTCGCTTAATTACAACACTACATCTTTCACTCCGGCTTACTTGTAACTTCTGTTGAACAGTTCACTCCACTCCTCATGAGTCTTGTTGAGTTATCATTCCGCACCGAAACTCTCCTAAACAGGTTTaatttaaacaagcaaaatctaCACACCCTGCAAGTCACTCTATCATTCTAACAAATTGACCCAAAACGACAAGACTTTTAAACGTGAAGttaatttcatttaattttttttacatttatttacACCCTTTCCCCCTCTCTATCTGTGTGTGTGGTTATGCGCAAAAATCGATCGATCTCTCGATGTTCtcaatgttgttgttgtttcaaTGTCATTGAATCATAATGATGAATGATGATATACATATAACACCTTAAAGGAAAAGAAATTTTTGTGTGAGTAATCCCAAATATGCTGTTTtgcttttactcttttactacTATAACTAATACTTACTATCGCTAAGTCACATATCaatatgctgtttttgtttttctttctttttttcctttgtatCAAATATACATACCATCTACTTATCTACCGAAACCTGTCTTTTGTAATGTATCTTGTGGTATAGACTTTACCGTTATGTTTTTGGTGAAAATGTTTTGTTTGAGCTTTTTGGTTGTTTTAAGCTTTTGTTccgtttccgtttttttttggttttgtttttggGTTGTCTGTTGATTATTGCAAATAGTCAGAGGAAGTTTGGGACTGCCGGGCTTCTTTCTCTTGTGATGGAACCTTTTTCGGTGCAGGGTGGATTTTTGATGTGTGGAAGAAAAAGTAGGCCATGAATGTTGTTGGCACTATCACAATAAACGAAGCTTAAACTAGAGAGGGAGTAAATAAATGTCTGGATTTCTCCGGTTTTTGTTGTTCGGTGATCGCCTGTttagttatttttctttttgagAGACTTTCAGTTTAAAGCTGGTTCATCTCTGAAACGGTTAACGATGTCTTCTCGTTCTCATCGAACAATACTGAAGCAGTGCGAGAAGCATTAGAAGGGTGTAAAAAACCAGAGATTATTGGCAAATTTTAATCGGAgtgtaaaaacttgaaaaactgAGGGTTTTTGTTGATTTGGAAAATGCGACTATCGTGTGAACAATCGAACTGAGGTCTACTAGCGTTTCATAGTTTCTTCTGATTTTTTCTCACTTAAAATTCTAAGGATCATATCTGTCTCACGGTTTCACCGATTTATTTGATAGTTGCATGCTAAAAGTAGATAGCTTTGGAGCATTCTCTCAAGCATAGTTTAAAAAACAGCAAACAACACAAGCCTCTCTAAGGATAATTTTAACCTGTCCTTGTCTTTAGGAaaggttttcggcgattctgagctcaacttgagatcattttctattttggcctcttTGACTCTTAGAAGTACTTTTTTATAATTCTAAGCTTAGTTTGGGATCACtttctattatggccttttctggcctttagaagctcttttcCACGATTCTGACCTTACTTGAGATCATTTGGcatttttcagcgattctgagctcaatttgggatgatTTTCTGTTGTAGCATTTTTGGGTCTCtagatgcatttttcagcaaatctgagctcaatttgggatcatctgCAATTTTGCCCTTTTCTAGCCCTTTTcagtgattctgagcttaatatggggtcattttcttttctggctttaactggcctttagaagctcttGATTCTGAacttattttgggatcattttctgttgtgTCATTTTTTGGCGTTAagaagcatttttcggcaattctgagctcaatttaggatcttTAGAAGCTCTTTTCCACGTTTTCGAGCttaacttgggatcattttctgtagtGCCGTTTTCTGGCCTATAGAAACATTTTTcgacaattctgagctcaatttggtatcATCTGCAACTTTGCCCTTTTCTGGCAGTTTTCAGCGttgctgagctcaatttggaatgattttctgttttggcctttttggctttcagaagcattttttggtgattctgaccttaagcaaaaaaaaaaaaatctttagcgATCAGGTTTTTTCGTTAACATTTTTTCAAAGGTCATCTAtgtattttagaaaaaaaaaaaaaaactattcagcATTTAATATAAATGGCTAGATTTTAACTTTAGTTTGGTTGTTGATATCTGCATCTCTGTGTACAATATCTGATTGATCCAAAACTTGAAATTTCGAGAGCGTTTTCTCCCCTGAATGAATTCAAATTGGAAACGAACATATAATTATACGCACTGCAGCTGTCAAGATCGAACTTGGCTGGTGAAACACAGTAGGCGTTCCGAATGTTGAGTTCAAGAACAAATAAGTGCAATGTCAAACTGGTTGTAAAAATTTTATCGAATAACGTGTCCTGTTTAGTCCATTCTCCGacatcaaaaatccactcgcaCCAAGGTAGTTAGCAAGGAGAAGTTTCCAGCAGCCCTGCAACTAGTGAGTTTTAAAGTATTCTGTAGATAATTTGTTGTACATTTTGTATCATAATGGATGAATGTTGGTGGAGTTTTCCATCAACCGAATGACCTcgctttagtaaaaaaaaagataagcTAAGAGTTGTTTTTTGCGCGTACGTACGAGTGACAAccccttccagaaaaaaaaacatctttccTAGCTAGGGTATAGGCAGAGAATATTCTTTTGTTCTTTTGTTTTATGATACGAACATTACTGATGTCAAAACAACATCCAACCGTCCTTCCCACACCGAAAAAAAACCTTTCTCTTCACACCCCGTGTCCGTTCGCATTTGGACCATTTTTGCAGGACCGCGTCACTTGCATCAAGAAGTTCCGATGAGTCCAAGGGCAGACGCGTCTTCGGGTCGCTGCTGCGTAGGCACACTAGCTTCGGCGGCCCCGATACCATCCGTGGCGGGGCCTCGGCATCCTCTTCTACTACTACCATTACTGCTACTACCACCAccactaataataataataataataatagtaacaaCTGCACGGTACCACCCAGCCCGCAAGATAACAATGAGTCCTAATTTGAAGCAAGATAGAATGCAACAAACAGTCAATCGGCACCAATCAGTAGCAAGCAGCAATCTATGTtagaaaaatttagaaattgtGCTAACGACCACAAAATATCCACACCGAAAGATGTACGCAGAAAAAGACAAATGCTAATTCATTTAGTAGGATGCACTGAACTGTTGCTATTGCCAATCTGGCCAGCGaaaaaacaaaacactgatATCACATGCACACCGTAAACCAACACAATATACACGAGCGTGCATTTCAATCTATCAGGATGtatagaaagcaaaaaaaaaaaacaattgatactcaaaaacaatatttatcgCTACTCAATGTTTAGAAGCATACCCAACATTCGCTACTTTTTATTGCTACCTTACTAACTTTTCTTAACTCGATTGTTTGTGTTCGTTTTAATTtcggtaaaaaaaatcgtttctttcGCAACTCCAGCCAGCAATAATTATGACACACATGTAATCTCGTACGTAGTAATCATAAATCAGCATAATTCTGTACAATGGTTAGTACCATATATTTAGTTGGAAGCGAGCGAGCGAAACTCGTGAAGTAAAAAGGGACTCATTAAGTATAGAATTATTTGTGTACACACACATCATTCGCAACTATTATCATACCATAAAATCATATGTTTCCTCTGGACGAAATAAACATTCGAATTGTACCGAAAAACCATCAGCAACTAGTTATCCTTTTCTCATTCTCTCCATCTCCGTTTTCGAAGCTCCGACCATCAAAAGCTCGATGTTATATTCTCCATTTCCATTCGTTTTATTTGTTATCATTATACATTGAACGCAATAACATCACTATTTCTTCTCTATAAACTATACAATTTCAGTAGTGTAACTTTTGTTTCTGATGCCTAGAGTTACCGAACAGCGTAACGTCGTAAACTGTCCGCtagatgtgtttgtgtgtgtatcgTAGCTGTTCTGTTTGTGTATCTAATATAAAACTGTACGCTAAAAGTGATTGTTTGCAGCTTAACCAGACGTTGCCTTACTCCTTGTACTTACAGCATGACTCCCTGTACGTGGTGTTTTCCCAAAAGTGTTCCATATTGGATATACGAAAATCGGTTACCGTTTGATTATTGCCTCTTTCGAAAAATTCATTCGAAGCAATCGCTTTTATCTGTAGTCTGTGTTAGTTTGCATTGCTGTTGTAGTAGTTATGTAGTACATTTAGTAGTTTTTATCATCACCTTATCATCTATGTTACAACTGCtgcaaactatttttttttttcaaaaaaaatttcaaatgaatttttttgatTTGCTCGAACACACTTACTGAACTTACATGAACTATAACCTCAAAATCAAGAAACACTGTTTACGAGCAATGATTTATTGAAACAGCTGAATTGTAAGTGAATGAAAAGAGGGTATAAAAAGCAAtcctcagcaaagtttttccatGATTTATTCTCTATTATATAGAAGTGCAATTCTGTGATTATTCTACCTCAAAATAagaaacaaattttaatttctCTTTTCTCATATAATAATCTACTTTGAATGCGAAGTTgtggcacattttataagaaacaactttataaATAAGTTTCTATGAATGTTATGCagatagaaaactccacaaaagtctttttaaataggcagatagaagtatagcGTCttctataaaatttataaaatgtgccacaactttgctgtggcaaaaatcataataaataataatgctGTGTTAAATCACTTCCATGAAATAGAGAATAAATATTGGAACAatcttgctgaagacactacggctctaaaatcaaattttttagatcaaaataatttcgatcacgtttgtGCATTTCCCCTGGATGTTATATTCAAAATGCTTCAATCGGAAACACAAGGCCCAATCGATCAGCGTTGTTTGATGGATTCCTAACAGTAAATTTACCCCCACTTTCATTACCTTGTCGGATGTCGTATAAATTGAGCCTTTATGTGTAGAGTGTTTAAAAGTTCATTTATTATATCCCAGTATGTTTTCGCTAGAAACAGATATTTTAATTAAGAGTGCTTTtccatatcgaaaaaaaaaatcaaaacaaaaacttgTATATTGAAGCTTGCGCGATTGATTCCTGGCTAAGTAAACCCTCCACACTTTCATCTATGTATCGCTATTTTCACCCACACAAACACTTCATTAGCTGTGAAGCATGAACAATACCTGTGTTCAAATATCCCTTATGTAAATGCAACTTTCTTAAAAACAACCtaggtatattttttatttaacaacgGAAGAAAGGAATACGTGAATGAATTCTTTTAACTACCAAATGAACAGCATGGTAGTCAAAGCTTTTACATTACGTTTATAGTCATCACAAATTCGTCGAATCTTGTTTCTTTGTCCGGCACTAGCTTGTACGCATGATTGAAATCATAATTCTTCAAGTATCAAACTAGTGAAAAGTTAATTAGAATTTCAATAGTCAATAAGCGAACTTGTGATGCTTATTTCCTTTCTTCCAGCAGCCTGCTGGTTCACTATATAATAACAGTGTGCGAAAGACAAATGTCTCTTCATGCTGGCAACCAGGCTAGAGCGCAGCACTCTCAGCACACGACATCTCGCTGTTCCGTGGGACATCCTGCGGCTGCGACCTGAAGGAAAATCATGATTTTGGGTCGACTAAATATTGAATAaagttcagtagttttcctCTAACGAATTCTGCATTCTCAGCTAAACAAATCCAATCTCGATTAAAATCAGATTACGATTTCGTATATACTACTGTATTAATGCACAGTAATGACTTTTGATGAACATCACCAGAAGTGTTCATGTATGGTGGGTTCAAATCACAGTTCCAATTTCTATTCAAACTGTCGGCTCTCGTCTATTATAAACATAATTGATGTTAACCTGTGTTGTAAATCAAAGATGGATGTAGTCTCTCCATATGAAGCGCAGCATGAAGCGAAGAGCTTGATTTTTTCGACTAACCACCGTTTTGCGCAATTTGCAGGCGTTTTTCAAGTGTCGGGATTAATTCATGATCTTTTATCATATTAGCTTAGCACAAAACTTATGcgtttatcattattttttagttgccattttttgtttggctggAACTTTGCACAGGGCTAGAGATGTCATTTCGGGCTGTTCTCAATCAccactaatttttgaaaagggtttgtGTAAAACGGGTATTGATGATAATAACAATTTTTAGAGTCataacggtttatttgatcggtatgacgtctccgtAAAAGGCAATACCCGTTAGAGAAATGAGAAATCTTTGGTGTCGTACACAGATAACGTTATGCTttaaatctagatttcagaccccctcccccctcccctatttaacaataagtaacgtttgATATGACCTCCCCCCACCAAATTACGTAGCGCTTAACAACCTGACCCCcttcaaacttttaattttgagCAAACTTCCCAGTTATGTAACTGTCTCAACTAAGCCCCTTAGTtgtgattataaaaaaaatactaaaagtaTAAAATCACATCTATAGCCCATAAGAACATCTgatctgtgtaaattttcaatcaGATCAGAAATGGTTACTAGACTTGATATCGATTCCTGATATATCGATGTTGATGAGTATTTGAGCTTTTTCTTCAATTTATTCggctttccagaaaccgaaagttgatGTCTTTCATTAAAAAAGATTTCAGCAGATCTTCAAAATCCGAAAACTGCCACTGAAGTGCCATCTTGCATTTTTCTTTAGCGTTGGACAGCGATTTACGGTTTCTAACCGTCATTCTAGTTTTGGAAATCGGTTATCGGTCACTTTATCCAAAGTATTTTCAGTTTCCCAAAAACCAGACATCGCTGGTTTGGGTTTAAAAATGCCGTGGCAACTTGTggtaactcggtgacggaatcgtgtgAGGAACCGTTACGGTGATCCAGACAGAATCTATGCGTATCGCTTATGGAAATCCTGCCTATTGACACAAACAACATAACACGTGACGCGTTGTGGGACAAAACACTTGTGGTTCTTACAAACGGAAAAGGGATGTAAAGATTACCTTAAAGAACACTTTGAAAAACCGTTTGTGTGCACTAAAAGATAAAATCCCACTAGCTGAAATGTCGGGAATTTACCAAATTCCGTGTGAAAACTGCCCCGCGGTATGCATCGGTCAAACTCGCCgtaaatttcggcacaaaaacGCGGTAAAAACGGAAGAAATAATGAATGGAGTGTGGCAGTTCCCTCCATGAAATTGAACCATGCAATAGACTGCGAAAAAGCTAAACTAAAAACGTCTCCCGTTTGAATGCATGGCAATCGATGTACATCAACACCACTCCACAGTCGCTTATGATATTGACTccccgatatttttttctctcttcgaCTTGACGATacggaaaataaaatatttttaactctACGACCAAGTACGAAGCTGTATTCCTTCTTCTATTCATAATCAGTTGGACATGTCCTGTTGATGGGCAATATcgtgcccgaaaccggtcgacacAAAAGGTATTTTTACATCCTTTTTCCGTGTATAAGAACCATAGGTGTTTTGTCCCGTGACCAGctttgccaggtatccagatttacctggattatccagatttttaaacATGCATCCGTTAATATTCAATATACAGATCTTTCATAAATGATCCAATCTTGATTTTCTCTGTCCCGCAAAAAGTTTCTTTTTGttccacgaaatgactgccagaatttttctagatattttttgttgttgctttattaggatatttttcaaaattgaccTGGCAACGCTACCTGTTACGTGTCACGTGTTTTGTTGTGGGTATAACTGTTTTTACGTtgcaaaagcaaagccttggtactacattccgattcggaacttgaccttctgttcatttACACACACTGTttactgtttagtgtacaggactattgcggggctagtgctacgattctACTGCCACTAACagcgagactcgaacctacgacgactggcttgttaggctagcatcgtTCCTCGATTCCATCTGAAAGTTCTCACAAATCATAAATATGAGGGAATTCAGGACTACAACCCAGAAGTACTTTCCCTTCTATGACCAACATAGTGTAGAAGGAGAGGTCTCATACCTAAATTTATACATATCATGCCATCCATAAATAGTCTAGCTAGCAGAAGAGCGGCTAAAGGTGCTGAAAAATATGGCTAATATAAGAACCGGTGTGATATATATGTTTACCGGTGTGATGTAATATTGTTTACCGGTGTGATGTAGAAAACAAAGAGTGCTGGCAGTCAGTATTGGCATCCGTACACAGAAAACGGTCAAATCGTTTAAGTAGAACGAAGAAAAAGTTCGCTTGCACACGCACAAACACCGAAAGCAATACGTTCCCCACAAATCATTGATAATTTCGTGGTGAACTTATCAATCAACCGTTCAATTGACAAAAAATTGAGCACGATCAACTCAATAGGGGGTTGAATTTTGTCGTTCCTTCTCAACATGCGCCGGTTGCTGAGATCGTAAATAGCATTGAAGGTGCCAAACAGTTCAATAACTTCTTTCTCGTCAATTGCATTTCAAAAGCAACGCAAA encodes:
- the LOC129725483 gene encoding septin-7 isoform X4, which encodes MSASTPTQPPAGPPVPPVKPILSSPGAYMANFQSSPLNSATGAPTAPAVGGSPAAPVTAGIHSSNKTHEKPTIAARPIPPPTLPKYSSSFNKIDRDRNEFTKIDKAEREKLQSKREMFFKSESNSPSGPPPNPPVLSNLNLANNNIVHNSASHLNNANSVGDRHSINSHTNNSIGLSSNVTNMNNNINNNNNNNHSSVTSNGTSVNGLANSLTNISLKEKRDAILNANNHHDGLLQNNGHLDSNKLLHERHEKEKPVIKSKPKELDGYVGFANLPNQVYRKAVKKGFEFTLMVVGETGLGKSTLINSMFLSDVYHPEQHPGPSKRIKKTVAVESTKVLLKENGVNLTLTVVDTPGFGDAVDNSNCWKPIVDFVENKYEEYLTAESRVQRTAIPDTRVHVCLYFIAPSGHGLKPLDIEFMQRLCDKVNIIPVIARADTLTPEEITLFKKQILNEIAQHKIKIYDFPDPSDEEEDAKTLRQLRSRVPFAVVGANAIVEIDGRKVRGRRHPWGVVEVDNLDHCDFVALQNMVIRTHLQDLKDVTNNVHYENYRCRKLAGLGNDGKSKLSNNICNIGTINANSFGTGWNPLAQMEEEKREHESKMKKMEAEMEQVFEMKVKEKKQKLKDSEAELTRRHEERKKALELQIRELEDRRKAFEIEKAEWEQQNGVTLEELRRKSLEANSKETMDSKDKGKKKKGLF
- the LOC129725483 gene encoding protein peanut isoform X5, translated to MSASTPTQPPAGPPVPPVKPILSSPGAYMANFQSSPLNSATGAPTAPAVGGSPAAPVTAGIHSSNKTHEKPTIAARPIPPPTLPKYSSSFNKIDRDRNEFTKIDKAEREKLQSKREMFFKSESNSPSGPPPNPPVLSNLNLANNNIVHNSASHLNNANSVGDRHSINSHTNNSIGLSSNVTNMNNNINNNNNNNHSSVTSNGTSVNGLANSLTNISLKEKRDAILNANNHHDGLLQNNGHLDSNKLLHERHEKEKPVIKSKPKELDGYVGFANLPNQVYRKAVKKGFEFTLMVVGETGLGKSTLINSMFLSDVYHPEQHPGPSKRIKKTVAVESTKVLLKENGVNLTLTVVDTPGFGDAVDNSNCWKPIVDFVENKYEEYLTAESRVQRTAIPDTRVHVCLYFIAPSGHGLKPLDIEFMQRLCDKVNIIPVIARADTLTPEEITLFKKQILNEIAQHKIKIYDFPDPSDEEEDAKTLRQLRSRVPFAVVGANAIVEIDGRKVRGRRHPWGVVEVDNLDHCDFVALQNMVIRTHLQDLKDVTNNVHYENYRCRKLAGLGNDGKSKLSNNICNIGTINANSFGTGWNPLAQMEEEKREHESKMKKMEAEMEQVFEMKVKEKKQKLKDSEAELTRRHEERKKALELQIRELEDRRKAFEIEKAEWEQQNGVTLEELRRKSLEANSKEKRNFCDRVTCIKKFR
- the LOC129725483 gene encoding septin-7 isoform X1; protein product: MSASTPTQPPAGPPVPPVKPILSSPGAYMANFQSSPLNSATGAPTAPAVGGSPAAPVTAGIHSSNKTHEKPTIAARPIPPPTLPKYSSSFNKIDRDRNEFTKIDKAEREKLQSKREMFFKSESNSPSGPPPNPPVLSNLNLANNNIVHNSASHLNNANSVGDRHSINSHTNNSIGLSSNVTNMNNNINNNNNNNHSSVTSNGTSVNGLANSLTNISLKEKRDAILNANNHHDGLLQNNGHLDSNKLLHERHEKEKPVIKSKPKELDGYVGFANLPNQVYRKAVKKGFEFTLMVVGETGLGKSTLINSMFLSDVYHPEQHPGPSKRIKKTVAVESTKVLLKENGVNLTLTVVDTPGFGDAVDNSNCWKPIVDFVENKYEEYLTAESRVQRTAIPDTRVHVCLYFIAPSGHGLKPLDIEFMQRLCDKVNIIPVIARADTLTPEEITLFKKQILNEIAQHKIKIYDFPDPSDEEEDAKTLRQLRSRVPFAVVGANAIVEIDGRKVRGRRHPWGVVEVDNLDHCDFVALQNMVIRTHLQDLKDVTNNVHYENYRCRKLAGLGNDGKSKLSNNICNIGTINANSFGTGWNPLAQMEEEKREHESKMKKMEAEMEQVFEMKVKEKKQKLKDSEAELTRRHEERKKALELQIRELEDRRKAFEIEKAEWEQQNGVTLEELRRKSLEANSKETASLASRSSDESKGRRVFGSLLRRHTSFGGPDTIRGGASASSSTTTITATTTTTNNNNNNNSNNCTVPPSPQDNNES